A genomic segment from Triticum dicoccoides isolate Atlit2015 ecotype Zavitan chromosome 1A, WEW_v2.0, whole genome shotgun sequence encodes:
- the LOC119349911 gene encoding flavonoid O-methyltransferase-like protein Os11g0303600 — translation MDQTTAMPMVGTSKAELLQADAELFCHTFAYLKSMALNSVVKLGIPDVLHRCGGAASLPELLSSVPLHPSKRPYLGRLMKMLAAAGIFTAEDIPAGGDGAPTTVYHLNTVSRLLVDDAGANRSSCMSPCVLLGTTNLFVSASLRLHQWLLTEEEGATTDSPFMMAHGGSLYGVGSRDPEFNALFNGAMGATSEFVAALAVHECSEVFAGITSLVDVAGGNGTTARTIAEAFPRVKCSVLDLPQVIQGISPDGTVELVAGDMMEFVPPADAVLLKYVLHNWSDQDCVKILTRCRQAISHGAKAGKVIIIDTVVGSPSHQILEGQVTMDLAMMMLFNGKAREEHNWHKMFMEAGFSHYKIHNVLGMRSLIEVHP, via the exons ATGGATCAGACCACAGCCATGCCCATGGTAGGCACCTCAAAAGCTGAGCTTCTGCAAGCCGATGCGGAGCTCTTTTGCCACACCTTTGCGTACCTCAAGTCGATGGCATTGAACAGTGTCGTGAAGCTTGGAATCCCCGATGTCCTGCACCGCTGCGGTGGCGCCGCCTCCTTGCCCGAGTTGCTCTCCTCCGTCCCCCTCCATCCAAGCAAACGCCCCTACCTGGGTCGCCTCATGAAGATGCTGGCTGCGGCTGGGATCTTCACGGCTGAGGATATTCCTGCCGGCGGCGATGGGGCACCAACCACGGTTTACCACCTCAACACGGTTTCTCGTCTCCTGGTGGACGACGCCGGCGCCAACCGCAGCTCATGCATGTCGCCGTGCGTGCTCCTGGGCACCACCAACTTATTTGTGTCGGCCTCCTTACGGCTGCACCAGTGGCTCCTGACCGAGGAGGAGGGAGCCACGACGGATTCGCCGTTCATGATGGCGCATGGCGGGAGCTTGTATGGCGTCGGTAGCCGTGACCCAGAATTCAACGCGTTGTTTAATGGGGCAATGGGTGCCACCAGCGAGTTCGTCGCCGCCCTTGCTGTCCATGAATGCAGCGAAGTGTTCGCCGGGATAACGTCGTTGGTCGACGTTGCTGGCGGGAACGGCACCACGGCGAGGACCATAGCCGAGGCTTTCCCACGTGTTAAGTGCTCGGTGTTGGACCTCCCACAGGTGATACAAGGAATCTCGCCGGATGGCACGGTTGAGCTTGTTGCTGGTGACATGATGGAGTTCGTGCCACCTGCTGATGCTGTTCTGCTTAAG TACGTGCTGCATAACTGGAGCGATCAGGACTGCGTGAAGATCCTCACGCGATGTAGACAGGCCATTTCCCACGGAGCCAAAGCTGGCAAGGTGATAATCATTGATACCGTCGTTGGATCACCCTCACACCAAATACTTGAAGGCCAGGTCACCATGGATTTGGCCATGATGATGTTATTTAATGGTAAAGCAAGAGAGGAGCACAACTGGCACAAAATGTTCATGGAAGCCGGATTTAGTCACTACAAAATCCACAACGTCTTGGGAATGCGGTCCCTCATCGAAGTCCACCCGTAG